From Sphingomonas sp. PAMC26645:
TCACGGATCTTGGGGTCCACGCCTTCCACACGGAACACCGCCCTTGCGAGTTCGACGATCGGCACGCCCAGCGAACCGGCACCGAGCATCATGCGGCCGTCCTTGTAGTTCTGACCCTTCTCACGGAGATAGGTCGCCGTTTCAGCGCCGATCTCTTCATCCGTCGGGAGCGGAATTGCGACCTGGAACGGGTAATCGGTTAGATGAGGCATTAGTACTCTCCTTGTGAAAGTGTCGTTTGGTGATCGGCTGCGCAACGACGATCAGGGAACGGGCGCGTCCAGCAGTGCCAAGATCTGTTCGGTCGATCCCGTCTCTCCCAGCTTCGCGAAGATGCGGATGCTGTGCCGGTGTGCGGCGGCATCGAGATCGGTGATGGCGTCGATTGCAAGGGTCACGTGGAAACCGAGCTCGTGAGCGTGGCGCGCAGTCGATTCGACGCCCATGCTGGTCGCCACGCCGGCGATGACGACCTGCTTCACGCCTTGTTGCCGCAGCCACTCGGCCAAACCGGTCTCGGTAAAGGCCCCCCACCGACTCTTCATGACGCGATAATCGTCGGCCGCCTGCTCCAGTTCGGAAACGGGATCGGCCCAGTCTGCGGAACGCACCGCTGCAATCTGCGGCGTCTCGGTGCGCCCAGGAGCGGCGCCAGCGACCGTAATGATCACGACGGGGAGGCTCTTCGACCGGAACCCAAGTGCAAGCCGTCGAGCGTTGCCGATAACCGCGTCCATCGGGTGCACCGTCGGGAGGCCACGCAATCCCTTCTGCAGATCGACGATCAGCAACGCCGCCTTGGGATCGAGTAGAGTTACCGCCATGGTCGTCTCCATGTTTACCGTTTGATCGAAGGCGCGGGACTGCAGTTCAGGAACGGATCTTCGCTAGGATGTTGACCATTCAAACGGGCAGGCAAGGTCGCCACTCTGCTTCTCAGATTG
This genomic window contains:
- a CDS encoding isochorismatase family cysteine hydrolase, giving the protein METTMAVTLLDPKAALLIVDLQKGLRGLPTVHPMDAVIGNARRLALGFRSKSLPVVIITVAGAAPGRTETPQIAAVRSADWADPVSELEQAADDYRVMKSRWGAFTETGLAEWLRQQGVKQVVIAGVATSMGVESTARHAHELGFHVTLAIDAITDLDAAAHRHSIRIFAKLGETGSTEQILALLDAPVP